A segment of the Toxotes jaculatrix isolate fToxJac2 chromosome 2, fToxJac2.pri, whole genome shotgun sequence genome:
CATTTCCTCCAACACTGAATACACTCacattctttattttattatttctttttaatctacAGAGGAGGAAATTACCTACATCACATACCACAGTCCGGTGAGTCCTGATCGTCTGCTTATTCCTGTCAGTCTCCTCTACTGTGACTATAAATAGTCtcactgactgttgtttttattttcacaggtTCGACACGAGGGTTATGCAGATATGTGAGTACAGTTTTAACACACATGGAATAAGCACAAGGCATATAAACTATGTTGATGCAAGACAATGCTGTGTCACCctttttactttgtgtgtgagtcctGTCACCTCTGGTCTTATAATTACATGACAGTGTTGGTTAATGTCTATAAATTCCTTTGACTGCATTGCTAGATTGAAATTAAAGTGTAACATATTCCTCCACTCAGGCTGAAACGGAGAGGTAACGCTGAGCCGGATGAAGATGAGGAATTAGACCAAGATATAGAGTGAGTATTATAGTATaaactgttggtgtgtttgatgACATGAGCTCATCGCTTGGTCTAAATCTGTGGTTTCCTCCTGCGCTTCAGGCCCCCCATCCAGGTGACTAACagaacagccaatcacagtgcaGTACGATCCAAGAAGCCGGTCACAAAGTCTGGAGGCAGCATGTGGAAGGTGATtcggatgctgctgctgttagctgtGTTAGCAGCTGTCCTCTACTACGCCTACTGCCACgtgataaacaatgaaaaaaaatcagtgatcTGACTTGTTATTTGGATGTCAGGGGTTTTTCTTAAGGCATTTCTTCTCCATTAATGTTTAAGTGGAGTttactgttattgttgttgtttaattgttttcttGCTTCaacacacagtttga
Coding sequences within it:
- the emd gene encoding emerin (Emery-Dreifuss muscular dystrophy) encodes the protein MSLSEKSVEEISKLLDDYGIKHGPIVDSTRKLYEKKLEKAMETSPVKASSDKTFYREEEEEITYITYHSPVRHEGYADMLKRRGNAEPDEDEELDQDIEPPIQVTNRTANHSAVRSKKPVTKSGGSMWKVIRMLLLLAVLAAVLYYAYCHVINNEKKSVI